Within the Actinomycetota bacterium genome, the region GGTAGTGTCCTCTCGGGATGCTGAGGGTCACCTGGTATGGCGCTGAAGAAACAAGCAACCCCGAAACGCTGGCGCTCCAAGGAAGCCAAGGAGATCGTCGCCGCCGTGCAACGGGCAGGTGGGCAGGTCGAGCGCACCGCGAGCGGGCATCTGAAGGTCATCGGGCCAGCCGGTTCCGCCATCGTCGCCTCAGCCCCCAACACCGGCCGCGCAGGTGGGCGCGCCGTCCACAACACCTTGGCCACGATCAGGAGCAAGACCGGGCTGGACGTGTGAAGCGCTCGTCCGGGCGCTCGCTGCACCCAGATGCGTGAATTGTCAGGGCCAAAGGTTCAGAGCGGAGCTACAGCATGGCCATGGCCAGCGTCCTCCATTGACGTAGAGGCAGGCCATGGGGCTCCGCGTCAAACACCTGGATACAGACGTGGTCCGCTCCTGCCTTTAGATGGTCCTTCACACGTCCGCTAACCGCCTCCACGTCACCCCATGCGACGAGCGCGTCGACGAGACGGTCGCTGCCCTGCCCCACGAGGTCGTCATTGGTGAATCCGAGGCGGCGCCAGTTGTTGGTGTAGTTCGGCAAGTCGAGGTATCGGGAGATGTGCCGGCGGGCGATCGCTCGGGCCTGGTCAGGGTTTGCCTCCAATACGACCGCCTGCTCTGGCAGGAGCCAGCGGTCAGGGCCGAGAGTGCTGCGAGCCTTCGCCGTATGCTCGGGCGTGACGAGATACGGGTGAGCACCCTGGGCCCGCTCAGCGGCCAAGGCGAGCATCCTCGGTCCAAGGGCGGCGAGCACACGCGGCGGCGGCGCTGTCGGCTTTGCGGCCCGGTAGATCCGGGCCGCCTCGTCCATCCCATCTAGATAGCGGCGCATGGCTGCAAAGGGACGCTCGTACTGGTGGCCACGAATTCTCTCGACGAGGCGGGCGTGGCTCACGCCGAGACCGAGCAAGAACCGCTCTGGGTAGGCCTCGCTCAAGGTGAGCTGGCCGGCAGTCATGGTGAACGCGTCACGTGCCCAGATGTTGGCGATGCCCGTTGCAATCGCCATGCGGTTGGTGGCTGACAGCAGAAAGCCAGCATTGGTCAGCGGCTCGCGATAAGCAGCTTCGCCGACCCACAGGGCTCCGTAGCCCAACTCCTCCAACTCGGCCGCGACCTCCCGTACTCTCGAGGCGGGTTGGTAGTTGAGGTGGTAGGTCCAGATGCCGATGCGCCCGAGGTCCATGACCCACTGCTTACCAGGCAGGGTGGTTACGACGCCACCACTCGCTCGCGGAAATCCTCAACCGCAGGCCTCCCGCGCCAAGGCTCCAGCTCGCGGAGCAGGTCCTGAGCCCGCTGGGTGATGGGTCCGATGCGTTGGTCAGCCGGCAGGTCCAACGCCCCGTTGGCGACCGCGCAAGCCTGATCGACCTCCCGCTGCTGCGCATAGTTGGTGGCCACCGCGAGCTCCACTATTGAGCGAGCCTTGAGGTGCCCCGGATCCTGGGCTGCGAGCGCGGCATCGAGGACCGGCTGGGCAGCGTCGGGCTGGTGAAGCGTTACAAGGCTCGTGCCCTCGTAGTAGGTGACGTCGAGCCGGTCCTGTCGGTAGTCCATGCCATGCCGACGTTCGTCGGGCTGGGTGCTTCCCACCGCATTGTTGGCCAGATCCTGCGCCTGGCGGAACGCCGCTGCGTCGCCGATGCCAGCATGGGCGCGCGCCTCCAGCGCTGCCAGCCATGCCTGGACGGCCACGTTCGCGCTTCGGCTTCCGTGACTCTGCCCCCGCCGGATGAGCTCAAGTGCAGCAGTGTGATCACCGCTGTAGGAGGGAATGAGGCTTCGCCCTCCGAGCAGCCATCCGGCCAAGGCTTCGTCCTGAGCTTCGATCGCGGGCTTCAGCGCAGCCTCATACCAGATGTGGGCGGCTGTCGGGTCCCCCACGTCGAAGGTCAGCCACGCTCGAAGGCCAGCCAGATGTCCAGCGACTGAGCACAGCCTGCGCCGGACTCCGATCGTCTGGGACTCCTCAAGGAGCCCGGTCACCGCTT harbors:
- a CDS encoding LLM class F420-dependent oxidoreductase — protein: MDLGRIGIWTYHLNYQPASRVREVAAELEELGYGALWVGEAAYREPLTNAGFLLSATNRMAIATGIANIWARDAFTMTAGQLTLSEAYPERFLLGLGVSHARLVERIRGHQYERPFAAMRRYLDGMDEAARIYRAAKPTAPPPRVLAALGPRMLALAAERAQGAHPYLVTPEHTAKARSTLGPDRWLLPEQAVVLEANPDQARAIARRHISRYLDLPNYTNNWRRLGFTNDDLVGQGSDRLVDALVAWGDVEAVSGRVKDHLKAGADHVCIQVFDAEPHGLPLRQWRTLAMAML